One Leuconostoc mesenteroides subsp. mesenteroides ATCC 8293 genomic window, ACTTTAATGGTGATTTTATTGTCATTGGTGAAAAAAATGGCGCAACCAATTCACAATTATTTTGGCAGAATGCAAAACTAGCACGCCCCAAAAAGTTAAATCAACATCATCAACCATTTGATTTTATTAGTGATCAAGTTTGGTTAGTACAATAAAAAAACGATCTGGCGATAGAAATTATCACATGATCGTTTTTTATTTGTACTTTTCTTCTAAGCCGCTCATCCAGTGACCAGCCCATACACCGAGGATGAATAAGATAAAACTTATAAATCCGCTCATTATGTTAAAGCCACTATAATCAGCGACTGGTGGAATAACAATTAAAAGCGTTGACACCACAACAATACCTAAAATGAAATGGTATACCTTAGCATAATAGTGATGTAAAAGATAGTTCATTAATTTTGAAAAAAGGATTAATGTCAACATACCACCAAGTGCTATTGGCAAAAATACACTTATATCAGCACGTTTAAATCCGGCTAACATTGGGTCAAATAATCCTAGGTATAGCAACAGGTTTGATGGACTTAATCCCGGGACAATAACGCCTAACGCGATTAGTGCCCCCGCCAACATCCAAGAAAAGAAATTAATTGGCATCGTTCCAAAGATGGCCGTCATATTATATAGGAATAATCCACCAGCAACTATTGTGACGATGAATAATATCCAATCGCTCGGGCTCCGCCCATGCTTGCCACTTTCCTTTGTCAGAGCTGGTAAAGTACCAACAATGGCACCAGCAAACCCCCACAAAATAATTGCTTTATATTCAACAAGCAAAAATTCTAATGGTCGGCTTAATAAAATAATACCAGCGATACCACCCAAACCCACTGGTAGAAAAAACCAAAAATCTTTCTTAAAATTCTGCCTCAAATGCGCCATGAAGTTCAGCATTCGTTCATACAAGCCAAGAATTGCTGCTAATACGCCACCGGATACACCAGGAAGAATAAACCCTAGAGCAATGAATATCCCTTTGAAAAAGCGTATAAACCACTCTTTAATGTTACTATTGTTCATCAGTAGCACCTCAATATGATGTATATTATTGTTCTAAGTATTTTACGGCATACTGCCAATTACACTAATCTTAAAAAAGCTTAATATTCCATTAAAGCTAGGAATGGCACTTCGCCAGCTTTCATAATTTTTTCACGGCCTTGCAAGCTTTCTAATTCTATAATAAAAGCTACACCAGCAACGATGCCACCAAGTTTTTCAATAATTTCACGTGTAGCATTAATAGTGCCGCCTGTCGCTAGTAAATCATCAACAATCAGCACACGTTGTCCTGGCTTAATAGCATCTTTATGAATTTCTAGCTCATTAACACCACCATACTCTAATGTGTATGATGCTGATACAGCTTCACGAGGTAATTTGCCACCTTTACGAGCTGGAACAAAGCCGATATTCATCGCATACGCCAGCGGTGAACCTACAATAAATCCACGTGATTCAGGACCAGCAATTAAATCAACGTTTAAATGTTTAGCAAAATCAGCAATAGCATCTACTGCTTGCTTATAGGCCACACCATCACCCATCAATGGTGAAATATCACGAAAACTAACACCTGGTTCGGGGTAATCTTCAACTGTTGCAACAAAATCATGTAAATCTACTGTCATTCTAAATCTCAGAGCTATCGCTCATACTTTCTTTTTAACGATTTGCCAAATACTTTTGGTATGTTATTGACGTGGTTAAGGGTTTTTGTGCTGCTCCCGAAATAATTGTAACAAATCCATTGGTAACGTGCACGAATCCTAATTCAATAAATACTTGAATCATAATATTCAAATCGTTCTTATTGATATTTAACTGCTTCGCTATTTTATCCAAGTTCTGCGCAAAATTTAGATCCTGATGTGCGTAAATGAATTTATATACTTGAGCAAAAAACTTTTTATGAGCAGCATTTTCATCAGTTGCCTCTGATGTATTAATAGCAGTTAGTAGAAGCTGTATCGTTTTGCGCCCACGGAAATAATTAATACCCAGAGTCGCAGCAAATGATATCCCTAATGGATTAGCAACCATAGGCACCCAATCTGGATGGTTAAAGCCAACTGCTTCAACATTATTTTCTAAAGCTAACTTAATATGTTGCTTTAAGTTTCCCATGGTTGTTACTTTATTAATTTTTGGTTGCTGCAATCCAAACACTGGTTGCTGATTTCCAGTACCGAAAGGTTCAAGCAGGCGTAGTTCTTCATACGTTTCAGTGCTGATTTCATTAACCGACAGTGTCGTATTAATACTAATCGGCTTGGCATGAATTTGTAATTTAGCTGAGTTCAAACGAACTTGCTCTTTTAATACATCTAGTTGCTCTGGGGAAATAGCTAGTCCTAGTGCACTGGCATGCCCACCAAACGTATCATACAAATCGTGAAAGGTATTCATAAATTGATAGAGGTCAAAATCACCAAAAGTCCGACCAGATCCTTTATAAACACCATCCGTTAAACTTAAAACAATTGTTGGTTTTTGTAATAGTTCCACCAATCGACTAGCCACAATACCCAAAATTCCTTGATGCCAATCTTGACCAGCAATAACCAAGACTTGATCATTTTTGTATTCGTCTGACAAAGCCATTTGTTTTGCAGACCCAAATACCTCTTCAACAATTTCTTGACGTTGCGCATTAATGGCCTCAACTTCAGAAGCAATGGCAGTTGATTCTTCTGGATCTTGACTTAACAAAAGTTGTAGAGATAAGCTAGCATCCCCTAATCGACCAACAGCATTTAAGCGAGGGGCAATCTTAAATGAAACTGTTTCTGAAATAACTGGTTCATTATCTTTCTTACCCGCATTTTTCAAAACTGCGGTTAGACCCGGACGTGGCGAAACATTAATTTGTTTCAATCCCCATGAAACTAGAACCCTGTTTTCGTCAGTCAAAGACACCATATCAGAAATTTCACCTAACGCAACGAGATCCAACAACTCAGTTGGTAGCTCTGTTTGATCCTCAACTGGTTGCCCTTCATTTAATAATGCTTGGGCAACTTTGAAAGCAACACCAGCGCCAGATAAATCACCAAATGGATACTGGCCTTTTGGATGTCTTGGGTGAATAACGGCATAAGCGTTTGGCAATGTGGCAGGCATTTCGTGATGATCAGTAATAATGACATCAATACCTTGACTCATCGCATATTCAACAGCTTCTTGACCACTAACACCGTTATCTACTGTCACAATCAATTGCGCACCATCAGCAATAAGTTTTTTATACGTATCAATATTTGGCCCATAGCCATCTGAAAAGCGATTAGGTATGTAAGGTGTTACATCTGCCCCCAATACTTCTAAGGCTTCAACCATAATTGCTGTACTAGTGACACCATCCATATCATAATCACCGTACACAACAATCTTTTCACCACCAAAAGCTGCGTCCTGTAGACGCTCAATGGTTCTATCCATATCATGAAGTAACATGGGATCATGCAATTGTTCTACACTTGGTTGTAGATATTTAAAAGCTGCTTCTGGATCTGTATAACCCCTTTGAGCCACAATTGTTGACATAAATTGACTAATATTTAGTTGTGCGCTTAACTGCCGAACAACCTTTTCACTTGGTTGTGGCAGAATGTTCCAATTATTTTGATTCATTACTATCTTTCTTAAAAGGAATATCAATAATGTCAAAGTCGCGTGCCACATACGTGTTAGCAAAGTTGCGACGGACATCGTGTATTAATTCTTTAACCATCGGCCCAATATAACGAGCTGAAAGATGTGTCAATACTAACTTGTTTACATGTGCCCGGCGAGCCACACTTGCAGCATTTGCACTTGTTGAATGGGCATGGGCTTTGGCCATTTTCGCCTCTTCTTCGCTTGAACCATAGGTACTCTCATGCACCAGAACATCGGCATTTTTTGCTAACCACTCTACATTATCATTAGGACGAGTATCTAAAATGAAAGTTACTATACGACCTTTTTGAGCTTTACCAATGAAATCATGACCATTAACGATACGCCCATCTGGTAGTGTAACTGTTTTTCCTGCTTTGAGTTGTCCATATACTGGTCCAGAAGGAATATTTCCCTGCTTTAGTTTATCAACTAATAGTTCGCCTGGATGATCTTTCTCTATCACACGAAATCCCCAGGTCTCAATACGATGACGCATTGGTGCGGCAACAACTTGAAAAGTATGATCTTCAAAGATGACACCTTCAGTTAAGTCAACATACTCAATTGGATACGATAGACGTGTTTCGGAAATCCGTAGTGCCGTTTGAACAAATTCTTTAACACCCTTAGGCCCATATATAGTTAAGGGTTCATTTTTATCAGCACCTTGAAAGGAACGTGAGCTTAAGAATCCTGGCAATCCAAATATATGATCACCATGCAAATGTGTAATAAATATTTTTTCAACTTTACGTGGTCGCAAAGTGGTTTTTAAAATTTGATGTTGCGTTGCTTCACCAACATCAAAAAGCCACACAGCATTGCGTTCGTCTAAAAGGCGAAGCGCAATACTTGTAACATTTCTAAATTTAGATGGTTGGCCAGAGCCAGTCCCGAGAAATTCAAGTTGCATTCATTTTACCTACTGAGCGCTTTCTTAATAACGTTCATAACTAGTCAATTATAACAAAAAATGAGCGTTTCCGCTCACTTTCATATCATTTAAATTGAATTTATCTTAAAATATATTGGTTAAATTCAATTCCACTTATCAGCTTTAAATTGCAAGCGTTGTGCCATTTCTAGTGCTTCTCGTTCTGGATCCTTCTTGTAAAAATCCTGGTGATACTCTTCTGCTTCATAAAATGGTTTGGCGTCTTCAATTTTCGTCACGATGGGTTCATCAAAACGATTTGAAGCTGCTAATGCGGCTCTAGATTCTTCAGCAATTTCACGTTGTTCAGGACTATTTACAAAAATCACTGGACGGTAGTTATCACCGCGGTCTTGGAATTGACCCATTGCATCAGTTGGATCAGTCTGTTCCCAATATATTTCGACTAGTTCACGATAACTTATTTTTTCGGAATCAAACCAAATTTTAACAGCTTCTGTGTGTCCTGTAGTATGTGTTAGTACTTGCTCATAAGTTGGATTTTCAACATGACCACCAGTATAGCCTGAACGAACCTTTTCTATGCCATCCAAAGAATCAAATGGTTGAACCATGCACCAAAAGCAGCCACCAGCAAATATTGCAGTTTCTATTGCCATGTTATTTCTCCTTACAAATTAAAAGTAAAAGCAGTTACACTCATTTTACTTTAATTAAGATTAAATTTCAAAAGTTTCCTGTTTTTTAGCTAACTTTGTTCGCTCAATATCTTCTTTAGCGTGAATTAATCTTGTTACCAGAGCATTAAATGGCATAGCTACATCATGTTCAGATCCTAATTTAGCGAAGTAACCGTTTAAAAAATCGATTTCTGTATGTTTACCAGCTTTAATATCTTGATACATTGAT contains:
- a CDS encoding DUF368 domain-containing protein, producing the protein MNNSNIKEWFIRFFKGIFIALGFILPGVSGGVLAAILGLYERMLNFMAHLRQNFKKDFWFFLPVGLGGIAGIILLSRPLEFLLVEYKAIILWGFAGAIVGTLPALTKESGKHGRSPSDWILFIVTIVAGGLFLYNMTAIFGTMPINFFSWMLAGALIALGVIVPGLSPSNLLLYLGLFDPMLAGFKRADISVFLPIALGGMLTLILFSKLMNYLLHHYYAKVYHFILGIVVVSTLLIVIPPVADYSGFNIMSGFISFILFILGVWAGHWMSGLEEKYK
- a CDS encoding adenine phosphoribosyltransferase, which encodes MTVDLHDFVATVEDYPEPGVSFRDISPLMGDGVAYKQAVDAIADFAKHLNVDLIAGPESRGFIVGSPLAYAMNIGFVPARKGGKLPREAVSASYTLEYGGVNELEIHKDAIKPGQRVLIVDDLLATGGTINATREIIEKLGGIVAGVAFIIELESLQGREKIMKAGEVPFLALMEY
- the recJ gene encoding single-stranded-DNA-specific exonuclease RecJ; translation: MNQNNWNILPQPSEKVVRQLSAQLNISQFMSTIVAQRGYTDPEAAFKYLQPSVEQLHDPMLLHDMDRTIERLQDAAFGGEKIVVYGDYDMDGVTSTAIMVEALEVLGADVTPYIPNRFSDGYGPNIDTYKKLIADGAQLIVTVDNGVSGQEAVEYAMSQGIDVIITDHHEMPATLPNAYAVIHPRHPKGQYPFGDLSGAGVAFKVAQALLNEGQPVEDQTELPTELLDLVALGEISDMVSLTDENRVLVSWGLKQINVSPRPGLTAVLKNAGKKDNEPVISETVSFKIAPRLNAVGRLGDASLSLQLLLSQDPEESTAIASEVEAINAQRQEIVEEVFGSAKQMALSDEYKNDQVLVIAGQDWHQGILGIVASRLVELLQKPTIVLSLTDGVYKGSGRTFGDFDLYQFMNTFHDLYDTFGGHASALGLAISPEQLDVLKEQVRLNSAKLQIHAKPISINTTLSVNEISTETYEELRLLEPFGTGNQQPVFGLQQPKINKVTTMGNLKQHIKLALENNVEAVGFNHPDWVPMVANPLGISFAATLGINYFRGRKTIQLLLTAINTSEATDENAAHKKFFAQVYKFIYAHQDLNFAQNLDKIAKQLNINKNDLNIMIQVFIELGFVHVTNGFVTIISGAAQKPLTTSITYQKYLANR
- the rnz gene encoding ribonuclease Z, with product MQLEFLGTGSGQPSKFRNVTSIALRLLDERNAVWLFDVGEATQHQILKTTLRPRKVEKIFITHLHGDHIFGLPGFLSSRSFQGADKNEPLTIYGPKGVKEFVQTALRISETRLSYPIEYVDLTEGVIFEDHTFQVVAAPMRHRIETWGFRVIEKDHPGELLVDKLKQGNIPSGPVYGQLKAGKTVTLPDGRIVNGHDFIGKAQKGRIVTFILDTRPNDNVEWLAKNADVLVHESTYGSSEEEAKMAKAHAHSTSANAASVARRAHVNKLVLTHLSARYIGPMVKELIHDVRRNFANTYVARDFDIIDIPFKKDSNESK
- the msrA gene encoding peptide-methionine (S)-S-oxide reductase MsrA, which encodes MAIETAIFAGGCFWCMVQPFDSLDGIEKVRSGYTGGHVENPTYEQVLTHTTGHTEAVKIWFDSEKISYRELVEIYWEQTDPTDAMGQFQDRGDNYRPVIFVNSPEQREIAEESRAALAASNRFDEPIVTKIEDAKPFYEAEEYHQDFYKKDPEREALEMAQRLQFKADKWN